A window from Pseudomonas sp. MRSN 12121 encodes these proteins:
- a CDS encoding NADP-dependent glyceraldehyde-3-phosphate dehydrogenase — protein MTTASLNTLFPVAADIPEQYRLDGQVEQREYLVDGQLKTWNGPLALVRSPVYLDTASGDEQVILGSTPLLDANTALTALDAAVRAYDRGQGAWPTMRVAERIQHVEAFLGRMREQRAAVVKLLMWEIGKNLKDSEKEFDRTCDYIVDTINALKELDRRSSRFELEQDTLGQIRRVPLGVALCMGPYNYPLNETFTTLIPALIMGNTVVFKPAKFGVLLIRPLLEAFRDSFPAGVINVIYGSGRETVSALMASGKIDIFAFIGTNKAASDLKKLHPKPHRLRAALGLDAKNPGIVLPEVDLDNAVNEAITGSLSFNGQRCTALKILFVHESVVERFIEKFNAKLLSLKPGMPWEPGVALTPLPESGKVDYLHGLVADALAKGARVVNPGGGEARASFFYPAVLYPVNSQMRVYQEEQFGPVVPIVPYRDLETVIDYVLESDFGQQLSIFGTEPAQVGRLVDAFANQVGRINLNAQCQRGPDTYPFNGRKNSAEGTLSVHDALRTFSIRTLVATKFQENNKALISDIIRNRESSFLTTDYIF, from the coding sequence ATGACCACAGCCTCTCTGAACACACTGTTCCCCGTCGCCGCCGATATCCCCGAGCAATACCGCCTGGACGGCCAGGTCGAGCAACGCGAGTACCTGGTCGACGGCCAGCTGAAAACCTGGAACGGCCCCCTGGCCCTGGTACGCAGCCCCGTGTACCTGGACACCGCCAGCGGCGACGAACAGGTGATCCTGGGCAGCACCCCGCTGCTCGACGCCAACACCGCGCTGACCGCCCTCGACGCCGCCGTGCGTGCCTATGACCGCGGCCAGGGCGCGTGGCCGACGATGCGCGTGGCCGAACGCATCCAGCACGTCGAAGCCTTCCTCGGACGCATGCGCGAACAGCGCGCGGCAGTGGTCAAGCTGCTGATGTGGGAAATCGGCAAGAACCTCAAGGACTCCGAGAAAGAGTTCGACCGCACCTGCGACTACATCGTCGACACCATCAACGCCCTCAAGGAACTCGACCGTCGTTCCAGCCGCTTCGAACTGGAGCAGGACACCCTCGGCCAGATCCGTCGCGTGCCGCTGGGCGTGGCGCTGTGCATGGGCCCGTACAACTACCCGCTGAACGAGACCTTCACCACCCTGATCCCGGCGCTGATCATGGGCAACACCGTGGTGTTCAAGCCGGCCAAGTTCGGCGTGCTGCTGATCCGCCCACTGCTGGAAGCCTTCCGCGACAGCTTCCCGGCCGGGGTGATCAACGTGATCTACGGCAGCGGCCGGGAGACCGTCAGCGCGCTGATGGCCAGCGGCAAGATCGATATCTTCGCCTTCATCGGCACCAACAAGGCCGCCAGCGACCTGAAGAAACTCCACCCCAAGCCGCACCGCCTGCGCGCCGCCCTGGGCCTGGACGCGAAGAACCCGGGCATCGTGCTGCCGGAGGTGGACCTGGATAACGCGGTCAACGAGGCGATCACCGGCTCGCTGTCGTTCAACGGCCAGCGTTGCACCGCGCTGAAGATCCTCTTCGTCCACGAAAGCGTGGTCGAGCGCTTCATCGAGAAATTCAACGCCAAGCTGCTCAGCCTCAAGCCGGGCATGCCGTGGGAGCCGGGGGTGGCGCTGACGCCGCTGCCGGAGTCGGGCAAGGTCGATTACCTGCACGGCCTGGTGGCCGATGCCCTCGCCAAGGGCGCCCGGGTGGTCAACCCCGGCGGCGGCGAGGCGCGGGCCTCGTTCTTCTACCCGGCGGTGCTGTACCCGGTGAACAGCCAGATGCGCGTGTACCAGGAAGAACAGTTCGGCCCAGTGGTGCCGATCGTGCCTTACCGCGACCTGGAAACGGTGATCGACTACGTCCTGGAATCGGACTTCGGCCAGCAGCTGAGCATCTTCGGCACCGAACCGGCCCAGGTCGGGCGCCTGGTGGACGCCTTCGCCAACCAGGTCGGGCGGATCAACCTCAACGCCCAGTGCCAGCGCGGCCCGGACACCTACCCGTTCAACGGGCGCAAGAACTCCGCCGAAGGCACGCTGTCCGTGCATGACGCGCTGCGCACCTTCTCGATCCGCACCCTGGTGGCCACCAAGTTCCAGGAGAACAACAAGGCGCTGATCAGCGACATCATCCGTAACCGGGAGTCGAGTTTCCTGACCACCGATTACATCTTCTAG
- a CDS encoding FUSC family protein: protein MRRFLLPVLDPYRRYRYAKLIHAVRVALGLLATIALTTGLNLPHGEWASVTMLVVIGGLQHHGNIGKKAAERAIGTLIGAGVGLVLVVQQAYLGMSWLTYLGMSVVCGYFSYHAIGKGGYTALLAAITVFIVAGHGDNHVSDGLWRTVDILIGIALALAFSFAIPLYAVYSWRYNLASALRDCATLYGRIIGGQSVTDDEHLKLLGRLNSTLLQLRSLMPSVSKEVRISMTELDAIQRHLRMCFSTLEILGNTRPDLSDPQAREQLRQALKTEHRQVRVQLVGMARALQSGATKRLGRPLDGASAVALDTSAYTALDGYRLLTRQLVANLNEMRQRLAKSAEHWKI from the coding sequence CTGCGCCGCTTCCTGCTTCCGGTGCTCGACCCGTACCGGCGCTACCGCTACGCCAAGCTGATCCACGCGGTGCGCGTGGCCCTGGGGTTGCTGGCCACCATCGCCCTGACCACCGGCCTCAACCTGCCCCACGGCGAATGGGCGTCGGTGACCATGCTGGTGGTGATCGGCGGCCTGCAGCACCACGGCAATATCGGCAAGAAAGCGGCAGAGCGGGCCATCGGCACCCTGATCGGCGCGGGCGTCGGCCTGGTGCTGGTGGTGCAGCAGGCCTACCTCGGCATGTCCTGGCTGACTTACCTGGGCATGTCGGTGGTGTGCGGGTATTTCTCCTATCACGCCATCGGCAAGGGCGGCTACACCGCGCTGCTGGCGGCGATCACCGTGTTCATCGTCGCCGGCCATGGCGACAACCACGTCAGCGATGGCCTGTGGCGTACGGTGGACATCCTGATCGGCATCGCCCTGGCCCTGGCGTTTTCCTTCGCCATTCCGCTGTACGCGGTGTATTCCTGGCGCTACAACCTGGCCAGCGCCCTGCGCGACTGCGCCACCCTTTACGGACGCATCATCGGCGGCCAGTCGGTGACCGACGACGAACACCTGAAACTGCTCGGGCGCCTCAACAGCACCCTGCTGCAACTGCGCTCACTGATGCCTTCGGTGTCCAAGGAAGTGCGGATCTCCATGACCGAACTGGACGCCATCCAGCGCCACCTGCGCATGTGCTTCAGCACCCTGGAAATCCTCGGCAACACCCGCCCGGACCTCAGCGATCCCCAGGCCCGCGAACAACTGCGCCAGGCGCTGAAAACCGAGCACCGGCAGGTGCGCGTACAACTGGTGGGCATGGCCCGCGCCCTGCAGTCCGGCGCCACCAAGCGCCTGGGCCGACCGCTGGATGGCGCCTCGGCCGTGGCCCTCGACACCTCGGCCTATACCGCCCTGGACGGCTACCGCCTGCTGACCCGGCAACTGGTGGCCAACCTCAACGAGATGCGCCAGCGCCTGGCGAAAAGCGCCGAGCACTGGAAGATCTGA